The Methanobacterium lacus genome includes a region encoding these proteins:
- a CDS encoding ABC transporter ATP-binding protein has product MQNLVNGKELWKTYDLGGVKVNALRGLNITVDEGEFVSIMGPSGSGKSTLMNLIGCLDTPTEGELTIDGREISSMKESELTKVRAEKIGFIFQTFNLLPALSVRDNVEFPMRNLSGDKKLNKSARRARAEECLECVGLGHRLDHLPAKLSGGERQRVAIARALVNKPKFILADEPTGNLDTESTENIMKLLHDINDMGTTVIMVTHDVETTENTRILRIRDGVIEPNKEG; this is encoded by the coding sequence ATGCAAAATTTGGTTAACGGTAAAGAACTCTGGAAAACCTATGATCTAGGTGGTGTGAAGGTCAACGCACTGAGGGGACTGAATATAACTGTTGATGAGGGAGAATTTGTGTCTATCATGGGCCCTTCAGGTTCTGGGAAATCAACACTCATGAACTTAATAGGATGTCTTGACACTCCAACAGAGGGCGAGCTCACCATTGATGGCAGGGAAATATCTTCGATGAAGGAATCTGAACTCACTAAAGTTCGGGCAGAGAAGATAGGTTTCATCTTCCAAACCTTCAACTTACTACCTGCACTGAGTGTTCGTGATAATGTTGAGTTTCCAATGAGAAACTTGAGCGGAGATAAAAAGTTGAATAAATCAGCTAGGAGAGCACGTGCAGAGGAGTGTTTAGAGTGTGTGGGTCTGGGTCACAGGCTGGATCACCTCCCTGCCAAATTATCGGGTGGAGAAAGGCAGAGGGTGGCAATTGCACGTGCCCTTGTAAACAAACCTAAATTCATACTGGCAGATGAACCAACAGGAAACCTTGACACAGAATCAACAGAAAACATCATGAAATTGCTCCACGATATAAACGATATGGGCACAACCGTGATAATGGTAACCCACGACGTTGAAACCACCGAAAACACAAGGATACTTAGAATTAGAGATGGAGTAATAGAACCAAATAAAGAGGGTTAA
- a CDS encoding PsbP-related protein, with translation MVKCQRCGQENDGDADFCENCGANLNPLKNGGSRQPPHDRGMKQSTKILITVCILLVAVLGVSAAALSQLNKVATVPGSTVNSVNQSTSSTNNVKSSANAGPKTFSNGIIYFQYPSNWDVLPNTSNIMAIVGLPHYPSFSVYDESKYGYGSLSEYVSSSESQMTSNGFSIQSERNILVDGLHAHETTYQGKSGNGKLIIQRMVLVEKSPGSEYYALVGADNANQYDQDSSSFDQIMNSFKFL, from the coding sequence ATGGTTAAGTGTCAAAGATGCGGACAAGAAAATGATGGAGATGCAGATTTCTGTGAAAACTGTGGAGCAAACCTCAACCCATTAAAAAATGGGGGTTCTAGACAACCTCCTCACGATAGGGGTATGAAACAATCCACCAAAATATTGATAACAGTATGTATTTTACTGGTTGCAGTGTTGGGAGTGAGTGCCGCTGCTTTATCACAGCTTAATAAAGTGGCCACAGTTCCAGGATCTACAGTTAATTCTGTTAATCAATCAACAAGCTCGACAAATAATGTTAAAAGCAGTGCTAATGCTGGGCCAAAGACATTCAGTAATGGAATTATCTATTTCCAGTACCCTTCAAATTGGGATGTTTTACCCAATACAAGTAATATTATGGCCATAGTCGGTCTTCCACACTATCCATCTTTTAGTGTTTACGATGAATCTAAATATGGATACGGCAGTTTATCGGAATATGTGTCAAGCTCTGAAAGTCAGATGACTTCTAATGGTTTTTCAATCCAATCAGAGCGAAATATATTGGTGGATGGTTTACATGCACATGAAACAACCTACCAAGGTAAATCAGGTAATGGTAAACTGATCATCCAGAGGATGGTGCTGGTGGAAAAATCACCGGGTTCAGAGTATTATGCATTGGTAGGTGCAGATAACGCAAACCAGTATGATCAAGACAGTTCCAGCTTTGATCAGATAATGAACAGTTTCAAATTCTTATAA
- a CDS encoding Ig-like domain-containing protein — translation MKMINNKVTYATFLLVLTCALTLGYCGSHVSALVSGDSIQATDLTVNNIHGSTGHYTFLKAYLSDEHGKAVPNKCITFKVDGDPHDYIAVTSPNGHALLYYYIPQNPGTYSIKTEFKGDENFAPSVSTGVLTVV, via the coding sequence ATGAAGATGATTAACAACAAGGTTACTTATGCAACGTTCTTGTTGGTTTTAACATGTGCATTGACACTGGGATACTGTGGATCCCATGTATCAGCGTTGGTCTCTGGAGACAGTATTCAAGCTACTGATCTCACTGTGAACAACATTCATGGATCAACTGGACACTACACATTTCTAAAGGCATACCTGTCTGACGAACATGGAAAAGCAGTACCAAATAAATGCATAACCTTCAAAGTAGACGGAGATCCCCATGATTACATTGCTGTCACAAGCCCAAATGGCCATGCACTACTGTACTACTACATACCACAAAATCCAGGCACCTACAGCATCAAAACAGAATTTAAGGGTGATGAAAACTTCGCACCCAGTGTAAGTACAGGAGTGTTGACAGTTGTTTAA
- a CDS encoding DNA-directed DNA polymerase, translated as METKKFVLLDIDYITQNGAAVIRLFGRQIGENNKTITAHHKTFKPYIYIHTDNILLCKKELSTLNLSNIETVTKEDNGKTRDFLKLTLKHPHDTHKLKKELKNLKSVDEIREYDIPFYRRYLIDNDLHPMNMVEVRGKTMKTLDNGRCIFEIQEEPTDMGLYPEKLKILSFNIEAATAYGTPNIEKDPIIMINFSSNHGLQRIITTKESSQKFVETVSTEEELIQRFIETVNSEDPDILLGYNSDRYDFPYLTGRAEKLKVPLKLGVDGSKLKIRNNGRRNAATIRGRVHIDLYSNLRRHLPLEHHTIKRVYKELFGADKGDIPDHEVYTSFHEGGKRLETLFKYALADVEAVTKIGEKMLPLSIELTRIVGQPLFDVSRMGSGKQVEWYLIRKAYHSGKIALNKFGNYLRDVVGGYVEEPVQGLQKNIHYFDFRSLYPSIIVAKNISPDTLTENPNSHVTPEFGYKFKKNPQGFIPSVVVELLENRRKVKKIMAQTTDPRELQILNFRQEAFKRLTNTIYGLYNHSTFRWYSIECSEAITAWGRDFLQKTMEKSREHGFKPLYADTDGFYAVLDEKLE; from the coding sequence ATGGAGACTAAAAAATTCGTGCTCTTAGACATTGATTACATCACACAGAATGGTGCAGCGGTCATAAGACTATTTGGCAGACAGATTGGTGAAAACAACAAAACAATAACAGCACACCACAAAACATTCAAACCATACATATACATCCACACAGACAACATATTACTTTGTAAAAAGGAACTAAGCACACTAAACCTTTCAAATATCGAAACAGTAACAAAAGAGGACAATGGAAAAACCAGGGATTTTCTAAAGCTCACACTAAAACATCCCCACGACACCCACAAATTAAAAAAGGAACTAAAAAACCTCAAATCTGTGGATGAAATACGGGAATATGACATACCATTTTACAGAAGATACCTCATTGACAATGATCTTCACCCCATGAACATGGTGGAAGTTCGAGGTAAAACCATGAAAACCTTGGACAACGGAAGGTGTATCTTCGAAATACAGGAAGAACCCACAGATATGGGATTGTACCCGGAGAAGCTAAAAATACTCAGCTTCAACATCGAAGCAGCCACAGCCTATGGAACACCCAACATTGAGAAAGATCCCATCATAATGATAAACTTCTCAAGTAACCACGGCCTTCAAAGGATCATCACCACCAAAGAATCATCCCAAAAATTTGTGGAAACAGTCTCAACAGAGGAAGAACTCATCCAGAGATTTATAGAAACAGTGAACAGTGAGGATCCAGATATTCTTTTAGGGTACAACTCAGACAGGTACGACTTCCCATACTTAACAGGCCGGGCAGAAAAGCTTAAAGTACCACTCAAACTTGGAGTGGATGGATCCAAACTTAAGATCCGAAACAACGGACGAAGAAATGCTGCAACCATAAGGGGAAGGGTGCACATAGACCTCTACTCAAACCTGCGAAGACACCTGCCCTTGGAACACCACACCATTAAAAGGGTTTACAAGGAACTTTTCGGAGCAGACAAAGGTGATATTCCAGACCACGAAGTTTACACAAGCTTCCATGAAGGAGGTAAACGGTTGGAAACCTTATTCAAATATGCCTTGGCAGATGTTGAGGCAGTCACCAAGATCGGTGAAAAGATGCTGCCCCTCAGCATAGAACTCACCAGGATAGTTGGCCAACCACTCTTTGATGTTTCACGAATGGGAAGTGGAAAACAGGTGGAATGGTACCTCATAAGAAAGGCTTATCACTCCGGAAAGATAGCCCTAAACAAGTTTGGAAACTACCTAAGGGATGTGGTTGGAGGCTACGTAGAAGAACCAGTACAGGGCCTTCAAAAAAACATCCACTACTTCGACTTTAGAAGCCTTTACCCCAGCATAATCGTGGCAAAAAACATCTCACCCGACACACTCACAGAAAATCCAAACTCCCATGTAACACCAGAATTCGGGTACAAATTTAAAAAAAATCCACAGGGATTCATTCCATCGGTGGTTGTGGAACTCCTTGAAAACAGGAGAAAGGTCAAAAAAATCATGGCACAAACAACAGACCCCAGGGAACTCCAAATACTAAACTTCAGACAAGAAGCATTTAAAAGACTCACCAACACCATATACGGACTTTACAATCACAGCACATTTAGATGGTACAGTATAGAATGTTCAGAAGCCATAACAGCATGGGGGCGAGATTTTCTCCAAAAAACCATGGAAAAATCTCGTGAACACGGTTTCAAACCATTGTACGCTGATACAGATGGATTTTATGCAGTTTTAGATGAAAAATTGGAATAG
- a CDS encoding ABC transporter permease, translating to MLDIAFKDFKAKKSRAAMCIIGVMACVLLIGVINVVMYEMVSGLKGDLGTVHGKMYFEQNGTSYPPAGSVITESLGNEVLNNSVVDSQKSTNALFTPLQGSQTDDGGMTMVVGLSPGREDAFIGNATVTGKSSLVGEADNAVIIGSETAKTYNSTVGSTITVNNETFKVVGIMKKVGSGWPLTIDSSMVMSLAHAQNISDRKGLVSTVIMVPSNGNSQQTVEDTLQSAYPKYDVYTEKDTQKTIDNQLKEVMIFMNMVIIMIFAVSMVLIMNVMMMSVKEKTKDIGTMRALGTKKRSIMLLIIYESLILSSIGGIIGILLISPVYSLLGILMGATNFSFVLPTSVIVQVAVIVLVIGTFSGLLPAYLANKISPIEALRYE from the coding sequence ATGTTAGATATAGCTTTTAAGGATTTTAAAGCCAAAAAGAGCAGGGCGGCCATGTGCATAATAGGGGTCATGGCATGTGTTTTGCTTATTGGTGTAATTAATGTGGTTATGTATGAAATGGTTTCAGGTCTCAAGGGAGATCTTGGAACAGTGCATGGAAAGATGTACTTCGAACAAAATGGAACCAGCTACCCACCTGCAGGAAGTGTGATAACTGAAAGCCTGGGTAACGAAGTATTAAACAACAGCGTAGTTGACAGTCAAAAAAGTACCAACGCACTTTTCACACCGTTACAGGGAAGTCAAACCGATGACGGGGGAATGACAATGGTAGTTGGACTCTCGCCCGGTAGGGAAGATGCATTCATTGGAAACGCAACAGTAACAGGGAAAAGTTCACTGGTGGGTGAAGCAGATAATGCAGTTATAATCGGCTCTGAAACTGCGAAAACCTACAATTCCACAGTTGGAAGCACCATCACAGTCAACAACGAAACCTTCAAGGTTGTTGGAATAATGAAAAAAGTGGGAAGTGGATGGCCATTAACCATAGACAGTTCAATGGTCATGTCATTGGCCCATGCACAGAATATTTCAGACAGGAAAGGTTTAGTATCAACAGTCATAATGGTACCATCAAATGGAAACTCACAGCAAACTGTTGAAGACACCCTCCAAAGTGCCTATCCAAAGTACGATGTTTACACAGAGAAGGACACACAGAAAACCATTGACAATCAGTTGAAGGAAGTCATGATCTTCATGAATATGGTCATCATCATGATCTTCGCAGTGTCCATGGTTCTCATCATGAACGTGATGATGATGTCTGTGAAGGAGAAAACAAAGGACATAGGTACCATGAGAGCATTAGGAACCAAGAAACGATCTATAATGCTGTTAATAATCTATGAATCTTTGATTCTAAGTTCCATAGGGGGTATAATTGGTATACTTCTTATTTCCCCTGTGTACAGTTTACTGGGAATTCTCATGGGGGCCACGAACTTCAGCTTCGTACTGCCCACATCTGTGATAGTGCAGGTTGCGGTTATAGTTCTGGTTATTGGAACATTTTCAGGGTTACTTCCAGCCTACCTTGCAAACAAAATAAGTCCAATTGAGGCTTTAAGGTACGAATAA
- a CDS encoding TetR/AcrR family transcriptional regulator encodes MTKAERKQRELELRRNDIVDAAEKLFFAKGYETVNMNDIAQEAEMARGTLYQYFKNKEDIYASIALRAAKMINERFQELLSHDLNGIDKVRWVCKFYYDFYREYPGYYDAYYHSQMFEIDDSKTLKKLQKIRKTSFKLAVNSIKEGIEDGTLRDDIDPVVTALYLLSTSNNINNISPVTQMYLDEYGLTHDDLFNQTLDISIRSIENSKTS; translated from the coding sequence TTGACTAAAGCCGAGAGAAAACAGCGTGAACTGGAATTAAGACGCAACGATATTGTTGATGCCGCAGAAAAACTATTTTTTGCCAAGGGATATGAAACAGTTAACATGAACGACATAGCCCAGGAAGCAGAGATGGCCAGGGGCACCCTTTACCAGTACTTTAAAAATAAGGAAGACATATACGCCTCCATAGCATTACGCGCAGCCAAAATGATAAACGAAAGATTCCAAGAACTGCTGTCCCATGATCTCAATGGAATTGATAAGGTGCGTTGGGTATGCAAGTTTTACTATGATTTCTACCGGGAATATCCAGGATACTACGATGCCTACTACCATTCTCAAATGTTCGAAATCGATGATTCAAAAACACTCAAAAAACTACAGAAAATCAGGAAAACCAGTTTCAAATTGGCAGTAAATTCAATTAAAGAAGGAATAGAAGACGGCACATTGAGAGATGATATTGACCCAGTTGTCACGGCCTTGTACCTACTATCAACTTCAAACAACATAAACAACATCAGCCCAGTCACACAGATGTACCTAGACGAATATGGACTCACACATGATGATCTATTCAACCAAACACTCGACATATCAATTCGATCCATTGAAAACAGCAAAACCAGCTAA
- a CDS encoding Ppx/GppA phosphatase family protein, whose translation MTVGIIDIGSNSVKLNAYRSNADAVHIIFSRKESLGLVFYVKKGILTDEGIEKLLDVLKSLKTDLDYLKIDNYRFFATASLRNIKNSAQVIQIVKDEVGIDIDLLSSSEEGELSFLGSLSSIKEDDGVLIDVGGGSVEVVPYKNREITQKYSIPVGSLKMYNQYVSNLIPTELECYKIEKRVFSELIKLGVKNDEKKEFLCTVGGSVRAIEQLMVDLKIKSKDEEFIDIKQFMELKNQLHGNTKETYNKILHVKPSRIHLLVPTLMIVIAVASYFGCEKVQVSKFSVREGYLQKKILKRCPNVTMGL comes from the coding sequence ATGACAGTAGGAATTATTGATATTGGCTCAAATTCAGTTAAATTAAATGCTTACCGAAGCAACGCAGATGCTGTGCACATAATATTTTCGAGAAAGGAAAGTTTAGGTCTGGTATTCTACGTTAAAAAGGGAATTTTAACGGATGAAGGAATAGAGAAGCTTTTAGATGTACTTAAAAGTTTAAAAACCGATCTGGACTATTTGAAAATAGACAACTACAGATTCTTTGCAACAGCATCCCTTAGAAACATCAAAAACAGTGCCCAGGTCATTCAAATTGTCAAGGATGAAGTTGGGATCGACATCGATCTCTTATCAAGCAGCGAAGAGGGTGAGCTGAGCTTTTTAGGATCACTGTCCTCCATAAAAGAGGATGATGGAGTTTTAATAGATGTTGGAGGGGGCAGTGTCGAGGTTGTACCCTACAAAAACAGGGAAATAACCCAGAAATACAGCATACCTGTGGGTTCGCTTAAAATGTACAACCAATACGTTTCAAACTTAATACCAACCGAACTTGAATGTTACAAGATAGAAAAAAGAGTTTTCTCCGAACTAATAAAACTCGGAGTTAAAAATGACGAAAAAAAAGAATTTCTATGCACAGTAGGTGGCAGTGTCCGCGCCATAGAACAGTTAATGGTGGATCTCAAAATAAAATCTAAAGATGAAGAATTTATAGATATTAAACAGTTTATGGAGTTAAAAAATCAGCTCCATGGAAACACCAAGGAAACCTACAACAAGATACTGCATGTTAAACCATCAAGGATCCATCTACTGGTGCCCACCTTGATGATAGTTATTGCAGTTGCATCCTACTTCGGCTGTGAAAAAGTGCAGGTAAGTAAGTTCAGTGTTAGGGAGGGTTACTTGCAAAAGAAAATATTAAAAAGGTGCCCAAATGTCACGATGGGATTATAG
- the ppk1 gene encoding polyphosphate kinase 1 — protein MSRWDYSYTQNRELSWLKFNKRVLEEAEDLFVPLLERLKFISIFTSNLDEFYMVRCGSLYDLSIVDDKYLDNKTGLNAHDQLDMIYDRTKYLYQDRDDVFDSLNQLLKDEGIVDLEFSDLTDDEMKFVNKYFFDFIFPVLSPQVIDVQHPFPHMLNKSLNVMLLLKNQSETLYGLIPIPSSLPKLIYMPENKNRFILLEKIIYEYAGEVFSNYKVKFKTVVSVTRNADVVLSNSNLDDDEDYRGYMKKILRKRTRLAPIRLEFYKYSDSKLTKFLCEKLNIQKNQVFVSNTPLEMSYVFDLYGHVKEVNEYIFNKLSFTPFNPKIPDTVKDGSIISQLKKKDFLFNYPYDSIEPFLRLLKEAANDENVISVKITIYRLARSSSVIKYLLEACENGKDVTVIIELRARFDEANNIHYAGLLQEAGCTVLYGFEDYKLHSKICLITRRDRNKIQYITQLGTGNYNEKTVKLYTDMNFITTDKAIGEDAMLFFKNMAISNINGDYEKLLVAPCGLKNKFIEKIEAEIEKVRNQKPAAITMKMNSLTDRELIDMLQKASEAGVKVKLIIRGICCIIPGLPGKTDNIEIISIVGRFLEHSRIYCFGTGDDLEIYLSSADLMTRNTEKRVEIAFPIEKSVLKKRIMSILNIMLNDNLKARRINDKGDYEKIIRGVDLIDSQNYFMHDDFRIIEEETEEISFFSRLKHLFK, from the coding sequence ATGTCACGATGGGATTATAGTTACACACAAAATCGAGAATTATCGTGGTTAAAATTTAATAAACGAGTCTTAGAAGAAGCAGAGGATCTGTTCGTTCCCCTGCTCGAACGTTTAAAATTCATATCCATATTCACAAGCAACCTGGATGAATTTTACATGGTACGATGTGGAAGTCTCTACGATTTATCAATTGTAGATGATAAGTATTTGGACAACAAAACAGGGTTAAATGCCCATGATCAGCTAGACATGATTTACGACAGGACCAAATATTTATACCAAGATCGTGATGATGTATTTGACTCGTTAAATCAGCTCTTAAAGGATGAGGGAATTGTAGATCTGGAATTTTCAGACCTCACAGATGATGAGATGAAATTTGTAAACAAGTACTTCTTCGACTTCATATTCCCTGTACTCTCACCCCAAGTCATCGATGTTCAACACCCATTTCCACACATGTTGAACAAATCATTAAACGTGATGCTACTCCTTAAAAATCAGTCTGAAACACTCTACGGCCTCATACCCATACCATCATCCCTGCCTAAGTTAATTTACATGCCAGAAAATAAGAATCGCTTCATACTGCTTGAAAAAATAATCTACGAATATGCAGGGGAAGTGTTTTCAAATTACAAGGTGAAGTTCAAGACTGTGGTGTCTGTGACAAGAAACGCAGATGTAGTTCTTTCAAACTCCAACTTGGATGATGATGAAGATTACAGGGGTTACATGAAGAAAATTTTAAGGAAAAGAACCCGTTTAGCTCCCATCAGACTGGAATTTTATAAATATTCAGATTCTAAGCTGACCAAGTTTCTCTGTGAAAAATTAAATATCCAGAAAAATCAGGTATTTGTCTCAAACACACCCCTTGAAATGAGCTATGTCTTCGATCTCTACGGTCATGTTAAGGAGGTTAACGAGTACATATTCAACAAACTCTCCTTCACACCATTTAACCCAAAAATACCAGACACAGTGAAGGATGGATCCATTATTTCACAGCTCAAGAAAAAGGACTTCCTCTTCAACTACCCCTATGATTCAATAGAACCATTTTTAAGGCTGCTTAAAGAGGCTGCCAATGATGAAAATGTTATTTCAGTTAAGATAACCATCTACAGGCTGGCCAGATCATCGAGCGTTATCAAGTACTTGCTTGAGGCATGTGAAAATGGTAAGGATGTGACTGTGATAATAGAACTCAGGGCCAGATTTGATGAGGCAAACAACATCCACTATGCAGGTCTGCTTCAAGAAGCAGGTTGCACAGTTCTCTACGGCTTTGAAGACTACAAGCTTCATTCAAAGATATGCCTCATAACCCGTAGGGACAGAAACAAAATACAGTACATAACTCAGCTTGGAACAGGCAACTACAACGAAAAAACAGTGAAACTCTACACAGACATGAACTTTATAACCACAGACAAGGCAATTGGGGAAGATGCAATGCTGTTTTTTAAGAACATGGCAATTTCCAACATAAACGGTGACTACGAAAAGCTTTTGGTCGCACCCTGTGGATTGAAGAACAAATTCATCGAGAAGATCGAGGCTGAAATTGAAAAGGTTCGAAACCAAAAACCCGCAGCCATAACCATGAAAATGAACTCCCTAACGGACCGGGAACTTATAGACATGTTACAGAAAGCATCAGAAGCAGGTGTTAAGGTGAAATTAATAATTCGTGGTATATGCTGTATAATTCCAGGGTTACCTGGTAAAACAGATAACATTGAAATCATAAGTATTGTGGGCAGGTTTTTGGAACATTCCAGGATATACTGCTTTGGAACTGGTGATGATCTCGAGATATACCTTTCAAGTGCTGATCTCATGACACGAAACACCGAAAAAAGGGTTGAAATAGCATTTCCAATAGAAAAATCCGTCCTAAAAAAGAGGATCATGAGCATACTGAACATCATGCTAAACGACAACCTCAAGGCCAGAAGGATCAATGACAAGGGGGATTACGAGAAGATCATAAGGGGTGTTGACCTCATAGACTCCCAGAACTACTTCATGCACGATGACTTCAGGATCATAGAAGAAGAAACAGAGGAAATATCCTTCTTTTCAAGACTTAAACACTTGTTTAAATGA